Proteins found in one Balaenoptera musculus isolate JJ_BM4_2016_0621 chromosome 4, mBalMus1.pri.v3, whole genome shotgun sequence genomic segment:
- the HTR1F gene encoding 5-hydroxytryptamine receptor 1F, producing the protein MDFLNSSDQNLTSEELLDRMPSKILVSFILSGLALMTTTINSLVIAAIIVTRKLHHPANYLICSLAVTDFLVAVLVMPFSIVYIVKESWIMGQVVCDIWLSVDITCCTCSILHLSAIALDRYRAITDAVEYARKRTPKHAGIMITIVWIISIFISMPPLFWRHQGTSREDECIIKHDNIVSTIYSTFGAFYIPLTLILILYYKIYKAAKTLYHKRQASRIAKEELNGHLLGSGEKSIRLVSTPSMLEKSLSDPSTDFDKIHSTVKSPRSEFKHERSWRRQKISGTRERKAATTLGLILGAFVICWLPFFVKELVVNVCEKCKISEEMSNFLTWLGYLNSLINPLIYTIFNEDFKKAFQKLVRCRC; encoded by the coding sequence atggaTTTCTTAAACTCATCTGATCAAAACTTGACCTCGGAAGAACTGTTAGACAGAATGCCATCCAAAATTCTGGTGTCTTTCATTCTCTCTGGGCTGGCACTGATGACGACGACCATTAACTCACTTGTGATCGCTGCAATTATTGTGACCCGAAAGCTACACCACCCAGCCAACTACTTAATTTGCTCCCTTGCAGTCACAGATTTTCTTGTAGCTGTCCTGGTGATGCCTTTCAGcattgtgtatattgtgaaagAGAGCTGGATTATGGGGCAAGTGGTCTGTGACATCTGGCTGAGCGTTGACATCACGTGCTGCACTTGCTCCATCTTGCATCTCTCTGCTATAGCTTTGGATCGGTACCGGGCAATCACAGACGCTGTTGAGTATGCCAGGAAAAGGACTCCCAAGCATGCTGGCATTATGATTACCATAGTTTGgattatatctatttttatctctatGCCTCCTCTATTCTGGAGGCACCAAGGAACTAGCCGAGAGGATGAGTGCATCATCAAACACGACAACATTGTTTCCACTATTTACTCAACATTTGGAGCTTTCTACATCCCATTAACATTGATTTTGATCCTCtactacaaaatatataaagcagcaAAGACGTTATACCACAAGAGACAAGCAAGTAGGATTGCCAAGGAAGAACTGAATGGTCACCTTTTGGGGAGTGGTGAGAAAAGCATTAGACTGGTCTCCACACCGTCCATGCTAGAAAAGTCTTTATCTGATCCATCAACGGACTTTGATAAAATTCATAGCACAGTGAAAAGCCCCAGGTCTGAATTCAAGCATGAGAGATCTTGGAGAAGGCAAAAGATCTCAGGCACAAGAGAACGCAAAGCAGCCACTACCCTGGGATTAATCTTGGGTGCATTTGTAATATGTTGGCTTCCATTTTTTGTAAAAGAATTGGTTGTTAATGTCTGTGAAAAGTGTAAAATTTCTGAAGAAATGTCAAACTTTTTGACATGGCTTGGATATCTCAATTCCCTTATAAACCCACTGATTTATACAATCTTTAATGAAGACTTCAAGAAAGCATTCCAAAAACTTGTGCGATGTCGATGTTAG